The segment TGAAAACATAATTAGCTACAACGACTAAAATTTGTGTGATCAGCTTCGCTAAAAAATCACCAGAATGCAAGATGCCGATCAGCAAATACATGCTGCCCATATCCATTACAAAAGATACTAGTCGATAAAAAACAAACTTTGCGAACTCTATGATCAATTCAGAAATCGTTTCTGTTTTTGAATGAAAAACCCATAGTTTATTGGTAACAAAAGCAAATAAAACAGAAGCGATCCACGAAAATATATTTGCGTATAAGTAGTACATATGGAAGACATCTTTAAACACAAAATAGACGACAAAATTGACTAATGTAGTCAGCCCGCCATAGAAAAGATACATAAAAATCTCCCAAAGCCCTCTTTTTGTCAGTTGTTCTTTAAACCAAAAAAATAATCTCATGCCCATGCTCCTTTTATAGTTCCTTATTATCATATCGAAAAAATGGTAAAAAGACTACCCGCTTCGTTTAATTTCTCGTTACAGCTTGTTTTATTTCAACAGCTTCGTTACAATAGCGAAAGAGTCTAGAGCGTAAGAAGGAGTTTCCCAATGACAGTTTTTAAATTATTTAAAAGTTCATTGTTTCGTTTTAAAGAATTGGAACAAGCAAGAAGAATCTCATTTATCAAAATCATCGGTTATCTGGTCCTATTAAGCGCGTTTCTCGCGATTCCGATCACTTTTCACCTGTCAAAAACACTAACAAAAATCCAGACAGACGGGCAAGCAATAGCTGAAAAAATACCGGATTTTACGATCCAAAACGACAGATTGACTCCTGATAGGCCGACAAAAGGCTTCATTTATCAAACAGATTCGATCATCTTCACTTTCGATCCTGAAGGAAAACGGTCCGCAGAGGATATTTCAACTGATATGATCGGCAATTTTCTGAGCATCGGTCTTTTAAAAGACGAATTAGTGGTGGTCCTTCCCTCATCCGGACTGGCAAGTGAATTATTTGGTGACAGCCAACTTGTGCTGCCTTATCAAGATGATACACTGCAGTCATTAAATGATACACAAATCCGGAACGTGCTGCAACAAAATCGGCTTCCTTGGTGGCTGTATGGATTAGCATTTATTATCGCATTGTATTCAATGTTCTTGGAACTGATTCTCACAGTTTTAATAACAACGATCGGCGCAACGATTTTCTCAAAACTAAGACGTTTGCCGCTCAGATTTTTTGAGAATCTGAAAATCGTGACCTTTGCTGTAACCTTGCCTGTCATTATCGCGGCGGTACTTTCCTTTTTCACCACCTTTGATTCCAGCACATTTATCATGTTAGGCGGCTTGTTCATCTATATCCAAATGGTACGAAGCAACACCCGGCCGCAAAAATAAAGTCAAAAAAGTATTTTTCTCCTTCACGTTTTTGGAAAGTAAGATCACTATTCCAAAACAAAGGCAGTAAAATGCTTTTTTTCTTTTGTTTTGTTAGACTAAAGAAAAGGAGGATACTAGTTATGTCAAAAATTATCTTGTCCACACGAATATTTCGTCCGGAATTTATCGCTCAAATCGAGCGGATTGCTCCAGACTATCAATTCAAAATCGCTGAAGAGAACTTTTCTTGGGAAGATGTCGAAATCACAATTGGGTGGTCCAAAAAATGGCAATCTGCATTATCAGGGGATGTTGCCAAACAACTGAAATGGGTCCAGGCAATCTCTGCCGGCGTTGACTATTTGCCATTGCAAGAGTTTCAAGAAAAAAATATTCTATTATCTAATGGAAGCGGTATCCATTCCCAGTCTATTACTGAACATATCTTGGCAATGATTCTTATTAAGACAAGAAATATCCATCATGCGATCCAAAATCAGCAAAAAAAACAATGGGATATGCCGGATATTCGCTATAGTTATCTAGCAGAACAGCGTTTTTTGATTTTGGGTACCGGACATATCGGTCAGAG is part of the Enterococcus mediterraneensis genome and harbors:
- a CDS encoding GtrA family protein — its product is MRLFFWFKEQLTKRGLWEIFMYLFYGGLTTLVNFVVYFVFKDVFHMYYLYANIFSWIASVLFAFVTNKLWVFHSKTETISELIIEFAKFVFYRLVSFVMDMGSMYLLIGILHSGDFLAKLITQILVVVANYVFSKLFIFKKKVIVEKTDE
- a CDS encoding DUF1189 domain-containing protein, which translates into the protein MTVFKLFKSSLFRFKELEQARRISFIKIIGYLVLLSAFLAIPITFHLSKTLTKIQTDGQAIAEKIPDFTIQNDRLTPDRPTKGFIYQTDSIIFTFDPEGKRSAEDISTDMIGNFLSIGLLKDELVVVLPSSGLASELFGDSQLVLPYQDDTLQSLNDTQIRNVLQQNRLPWWLYGLAFIIALYSMFLELILTVLITTIGATIFSKLRRLPLRFFENLKIVTFAVTLPVIIAAVLSFFTTFDSSTFIMLGGLFIYIQMVRSNTRPQK